In Ostrea edulis chromosome 4, xbOstEdul1.1, whole genome shotgun sequence, a single window of DNA contains:
- the LOC125669653 gene encoding dnaJ homolog subfamily B member 14-like yields the protein MEGNRDESERCYHLAKKYLSLGDLEKTKKFLNKAERLYPTQKAKDLLDRLESMSDNDCKQEDKENREPQNDGVRHRRGSFGRDSAKGQTEETGVKDYTDEQLTLVRRIKKCKDYYEILGVEKTATEIELKKAYRKLALQMHPDKNKAPGATEAFKAIGNAFAVLSDEGKRKKYDTFGPEMETNHRQSAYRNEFEADISPEELFNMFFGGGFPSSNVYTHHHTHRTRQHRHFHRSENVSTDSGFTLLLQLSPILLLVFLSLLSSWFINDPVYSLHRSGKYDTERTTSNLRVKYYVRNDFKVDFKGDLRRIERNVEEEYISNLRQNCWRERSYKENLLWRARNHADARLYERAQNHPTPSCDRLQSIYA from the exons ATGGAAGGCAATCGAGATGAAAGTGAGCGGTGTTATCATCTCGCAAAGAAGTATTTATCACTCGGAGACCTtgaaaaaacaaagaaatttcTTAATAAAGCTGAGCGTTTATATCCAACACAAAAGGCAAAAG ATTTGTTAGACAGACTTGAGTCAATGTCCGATAATGATTGCAAGCAGGAGGACAAAGAAAACAGAGAACCTCAGAACGATGGAGTTCGACACAGACGAGGAAGCTTCGGAAGGGATTCAGCCAAGGGCCAGACAGAAGAGACAGGTGTCAAAGACTACACCGATGAACAGTTGACCTTGGTTCGCAG aATTAAAAAGTGCAAGGATTATTATGAAATTCTTGGAGTTGAGAAAACTGCAACAGAAATAGAACTTAAAAAGGCTTACAGAAAATTAGCGTTACAGATGCATCCAGACAAAAATAAGGCACCTGGTGCAACAGAAGCATTCAAAG CAATTGGAAACGCCTTTGCGGTATTGAGTGATGAAGGAAAGCGGAAGAAATATGATACGTTTGGTCCTGAAATGGAAACCAACCACAGACAAAGTGCATACAGAAATGAATTTGAAG CTGACATTTCTCCCGAGGAGTTGTTCAACATGTTCTTTGGAGGAGGGTTCCCCTCTT CAAATGTGTACACacaccaccacacacacagaACTCGACAACATCGTCATTTTCACAGAAGTGAAAATGTGTCCACTGAT TCTGGCTTCACGTTATTGCTGCAGCTGTCCCCCATCCTCCTCCTAGTCTTTCTCTCGCTGTTGTCCAGTTGGTTCATTAACGATCCTGTATATAGCCTTCACAGATCGGG caaatATGATACAGAGAGAACTACATCAAATttacgagtgaaatattatgTGAGGAATGACTTTAAAGTGGATTTCAAAGGTGATTTAAGGAGGATAGAAAGAAACGTAGAGGAGGAATATATTTCTAACCTCAGGCAAAATTGTTGGAGAGAGAGAAGTTATA AAGAAAACTTGTTATGGAGAGCAAGGAATCATGCTGATGCCAGGTTATATGAAAGGGCGCAGAACCACCCAACGCCCTCCTGTGACAGGCTTCAGTCTATATATGCATAA